A portion of the Brachionichthys hirsutus isolate HB-005 chromosome 6, CSIRO-AGI_Bhir_v1, whole genome shotgun sequence genome contains these proteins:
- the LOC137895005 gene encoding heparan sulfate glucosamine 3-O-sulfotransferase 1-like, with protein MGCSFGDFARLKSSWVRTLLLAAFLFVLMMFAIKSFPHLLNPMAFKRSPSPQPSLPRANSLTRYQNETRQQLPHVIIFGVPKAGTYALLRMLSLHSGVAAPLREVHFFDLESNYDMGDSWYVSQMPYAFPDQLTLEKTASYFAASNVPERIHQMNPDIKLLLIVREPTDRVVSGYTHALYKDIMKHRITKTFEEFLLNDGQLDLEYKGLNHSLYYAHMQNWLKYFPLKNFHIVDGDELVKDPVPEMKKVERFLRLEPQINSSFFVFNEEKGFYCLKEHGQEQCLNKKKGRAHPYVEPDILQKLHQFFHEPNKRFFKLVGRTFNWK; from the coding sequence ATGGGTTGTAGTTTTGGTGATTTTGCAAGGCTGAAGTCCTCATGGGTCAGGACCTTGCTTTTGGCAGCCTTCCTCTTTGTGCTGATGATGTTTGCTATAAAGTCTTTCCCCCATCTCCTCAACCCCATGGCTTTTAAAAGATCGCCTTCACCTCAACCTTCATTGCCCCGAGCGAACAGCCTCACCCGTTATCAAAATGAGACCCGCCAGCAACTTCCTCATGTTATAATTTTTGGGGTGCCAAAGGCAGGGACATACGCGCTGTTGAGAATGCTCAGCCTTCACAGTGGAGTGGCAGCACCTCTGAGGGAGGTGCACTTCTTTGACTTGGAAAGTAACTATGATATGGGGGATTCTTGGTATGTCAGCCAAATGCCCTACGCCTTCCCTGACCAGCTGACATTAGAGAAGACAGCTAGTTACTTCGCCGCTAGCaatgtccctgaacgcatccaTCAGATGAACCCTGACATCAAGCTGCTACTCATCGTCAGAGAGCCCACAGACCGGGTGGTGTCAGGGTACACCCATGCATTGTACAAGGATATCATGAAGCACAGGATTACCAAGACCTTTGAGGAATTTCTGTTGAATGATGGTCAACTCGATCTGGAATACAAGGGTCTCAATCATAGCTTGTACTATGCTCACATGCAGAACTGGCTCAAGTACTTCCCACTTAAAAACTTTCACATTGTGGATGGGGATGAGTTGGTCAAGGACCCCGTACCAGAGATGAAAAAGGTGGAGAGATTCTTACGGCTGGAACCACAAATAAATTCTTCATTTTTTGTCTTCAATGAAGAAAAAGGTTTCTACTGTTTGAAGGAACATGGACAAGaacaatgtttaaataaaaaaaaaggcagggcTCACCCTTATGTGGAGCCTGATATCCTCCAGAAGCTCCACCAGTTCTTTCATGAACCCAACAAGAGGTTCTTTAAGCTTGTGGGTCGTACGTTCAACTGGaaatga
- the LOC137895183 gene encoding heparan sulfate glucosamine 3-O-sulfotransferase 1-like, with amino-acid sequence MGCSFGDFSRLKSSWVRTLLLAAFLFVLMMFAIKSSPHLLNPMAFKRSPSPQSSLPRANSLTRYQNETLQQLPHVIIIGVPKAGTYALLRMLSLHSGVATTEWEVHFFDLESNYEMGYSWYVSKMPYAFPDQLTVEQTAIYFPTSNVPERIHQMNPDIKLLLIVREPTDRVVSGYTHGLYMDIANHRIIKPIEDFLFKDGQLDLEFKGLNYSLYYVHMQNWLKYFPLKNFHIVDGDELVKDPVPEMKKVERFLGLEPQINSSFFVFNEKKGFYCLKEHGQEQCLSTEKGRAHPYVEPDILQKLHQFFHEPNKRFFKLVGHTFNWK; translated from the coding sequence ATGGGTTGTAGTTTTGGTGATTTTTCAAGGCTGAAGTCCTCATGGGTCAGGACTTTGCTTTTGGCAGCCTTCCTCTTTGTGCTGATGATGTTTGCTATAAAGTCTTCCCCCCATCTCCTCAACCCCATGGCTTTTAAAAGATCGCCTTCACCTCAATCTTCATTGCCCCGAGCGAACAGCCTCACCCGTTATCAAAATGAGACCCTCCAGCAACTTCCTCATGTTATAATTATTGGGGTGCCAAAGGCAGGGACATATGCGCTGTTGAGAATGCTCAGCCTTCACAGTGGAGTGGCAACAACTGAGTGGGAGGTGCACTTCTTTGACTTGGAAAGTAACTATGAGATGGGTTATTCTTGGTATGTCAGCAAAATGCCCTACGCCTTCCCTGACCAGCTGACAGTAGAGCAGACAGCTATTTACTTCCCCACTAGCaatgtccctgaacgcatccaTCAGATGAACCCTGACATCAAGCTGCTACTCATCGTCAGAGAGCCCACAGACCGGGTGGTGTCAGGGTACACCCATGGATTGTACATGGATATTGCCAACCACAGAATCATCAAGCCCATTGAGGACTTTCTTTTCAAAGATGGTCAACTCGATCTGGAATTCAAGGGTCTCAATTATAGCTTGTACTATGTTCACATGCAGAACTGGCTCAAGTACTTCCCACTTAAAAACTTTCACATTGTGGATGGGGATGAGTTGGTCAAGGACCCCGTACCAGAGATGAAAAAGGTGGAGAGATTCTTAGGGCTGGAACCACAAATAAATTCTTCATTTTTTGTcttcaatgaaaaaaaaggtttctacTGTTTGAAGGAACATGGACAAGAACAGTGTTTAAGCACGGAAAAAGGCAGGGCTCACCCTTATGTGGAGCCTGACATCCTCCAGAAGCTCCACCAGTTCTTTCATGAACCCAACAAGAGGTTCTTTAAGCTTGTGGGTCATACGTTCAACTGGaaatga